A genome region from Coprococcus phoceensis includes the following:
- a CDS encoding TnpV protein, producing MKSTFEKMGGTYTLGADGIYYPNLVSTDEEPHYGKYGMLRRTYLKEHRPVMYSLYMLEDRLTEHLNTVDDEAQERMDILVCQMMERQGITEELKACDQMEWVRAVNNIRNAAEEIVLKELVYI from the coding sequence ATGAAAAGCACATTTGAAAAAATGGGTGGAACCTACACACTTGGCGCAGACGGAATTTACTATCCGAATCTTGTCAGTACAGATGAAGAACCGCATTATGGAAAATATGGAATGCTACGGAGAACATATCTGAAAGAGCATCGTCCGGTAATGTATTCACTGTATATGTTGGAAGACAGACTGACAGAACATCTGAATACTGTGGACGATGAAGCACAGGAGAGAATGGATATTCTGGTGTGTCAGATGATGGAGAGGCAGGGCATTACGGAAGAATTGAAAGCTTGTGACCAGATGGAATGGGTCAGAGCGGTAAATAATATCCGGAATGCTGCAGAAGAGATTGTGTTGAAAGAATTAGTGTATATTTAA
- the rlmD gene encoding 23S rRNA (uracil(1939)-C(5))-methyltransferase RlmD encodes MKKNELITLKIEDIGVNGEGIGKVDGYTLFVKDALIGDRAEVKITKAKKNYGYARLMQVLEPSCDRVEAKCPVARQCGGCQIQELSYEKQLEFKEKKVRGNLERIGGFAPEELDEVMEPICGMEEPFYYRNKAQFPFGTDKQGHIVTGFYAGRTHQIIPNTECALGVKQNREILEMIVDFMNIHHITTYDETTGEGLLRHVLIRYGFRTGEIMVCLIINGDNFPKSEKLVDNLREIPGMTSITLNVNRERTNVILGREIKVLWGQAYITDYIGNVKYQISPLSFYQVNPVQTENLYGQALEYAGLHGNETVWDLYCGIGTISLFLAQKAKQVYGVEIIPQAIEDAKRNAALNGIENAQFFVGKSEEVLPQYYENYVKEHGGEKAYADVIVVDPPRKGCDETLLETMIQMQPERIVYVSCDSATLARDLKYLCENGYELKRVRAVDMFANTVHVETVVLLSQQKPDDTIEIDLDLDELDATSAELKATYQEIKDYVLKEFGLKVSSLYISQVKRKCGIEVGENYNLPKSENARVPQCPKEKEDAIKAALKYFAMI; translated from the coding sequence ATGAAGAAAAACGAGCTGATAACGTTGAAAATAGAGGATATTGGAGTAAATGGTGAGGGAATTGGAAAAGTAGATGGCTACACTTTATTTGTCAAAGATGCGTTGATTGGGGACAGGGCTGAAGTGAAGATTACGAAAGCGAAAAAGAACTATGGTTATGCGAGGTTGATGCAGGTGTTGGAGCCGTCTTGTGACCGTGTGGAGGCGAAATGTCCGGTTGCAAGGCAGTGTGGTGGATGCCAGATTCAGGAACTTTCTTATGAAAAGCAATTGGAGTTCAAGGAAAAGAAGGTGCGTGGCAATCTGGAGCGAATTGGAGGATTTGCACCAGAAGAATTAGATGAGGTGATGGAGCCAATTTGCGGAATGGAAGAGCCGTTCTATTATCGTAACAAGGCGCAGTTTCCGTTTGGAACAGACAAACAAGGGCATATTGTGACAGGATTCTATGCAGGACGGACCCATCAGATTATTCCAAACACAGAGTGTGCTCTTGGCGTAAAACAGAACAGAGAAATTTTGGAAATGATTGTGGATTTCATGAACATACATCACATTACAACATATGACGAGACTACCGGAGAAGGACTTCTTCGCCATGTGCTGATCCGCTATGGATTTCGGACTGGGGAAATCATGGTCTGCCTCATCATAAATGGGGATAACTTCCCAAAATCAGAAAAATTGGTGGATAATTTGCGTGAGATTCCGGGCATGACAAGTATCACATTAAATGTGAACCGCGAGCGCACGAATGTGATTCTTGGGCGGGAGATAAAGGTGCTTTGGGGACAGGCGTATATTACCGATTACATCGGCAATGTAAAATACCAGATTTCGCCGCTTTCATTTTATCAGGTCAACCCGGTACAGACAGAAAATTTATATGGACAGGCTTTGGAGTACGCAGGACTTCACGGAAATGAGACTGTCTGGGATTTATATTGTGGAATCGGCACGATTTCCCTCTTCCTCGCACAGAAAGCAAAACAGGTGTATGGCGTGGAGATTATCCCGCAGGCAATAGAGGATGCAAAAAGAAATGCAGCGTTGAATGGTATTGAAAACGCGCAATTTTTTGTAGGGAAATCAGAAGAAGTGCTTCCGCAGTATTATGAAAACTATGTAAAAGAGCATGGTGGTGAGAAGGCTTATGCAGATGTGATTGTTGTGGATCCACCGCGAAAAGGATGCGACGAGACGCTGCTTGAGACGATGATACAGATGCAGCCTGAACGGATCGTGTATGTGAGCTGCGATTCAGCGACATTGGCAAGAGATCTGAAGTATCTGTGTGAGAATGGGTATGAGCTGAAGAGAGTCAGGGCGGTGGATATGTTTGCGAATACGGTACACGTCGAGACGGTTGTTCTTTTGTCCCAACAAAAACCAGATGACACGATAGAGATCGACTTAGACCTGGACGAGCTGGATGCCACCAGTGCCGAGTTGAAAGCAACCTATCAGGAAATCAAAGATTATGTGCTGAAAGAATTTGGCTTGAAGGTTTCAAGTTTATATATTTCTCAGGTAAAACGCAAATGTGGAATTGAAGTGGGAGAAAACTATAATCTTCCAAAATCAGAAAATGCAAGAGTTCCACAATGCCCGAAAGAGAAAGAAGATGCTATCAAGGCTGCCCTGAAATATTTTGCGATGATCTAA
- a CDS encoding 3'-5' exoribonuclease YhaM family protein: MRFINTLHEGETIRGIYLCKTKRTAETRNGKPYDNLLLQDKTGTLDGKIWDPNSGGIADYDEMDFVEVLGEVISYNNNLQLNIKQLRKPYEDEYNPADYMPTTEKSVDGMYEELLSYIGKVENTYLHQLLEYYFVKDEAFIKRFKNHSAAKSVHHGFAGGLLEHTLSILKMCEYYVSAYEILNKDLLYTAAIFHDIGKTKELSTFPENDYTDDGQLLGHIVIGVEMIGEGVRTIEGFPEKLASELKHCVIAHHGELEYGSPKKPALAEAVALHYADATDAKLQTLTEIFKEKEGNKDWLGYNRLFESNLRRSSI; the protein is encoded by the coding sequence ATGAGATTTATTAATACATTACATGAGGGAGAGACAATCAGAGGAATCTATTTGTGCAAGACAAAACGTACAGCGGAGACAAGAAATGGGAAACCATATGATAATCTGCTGCTTCAGGATAAGACAGGAACTTTAGATGGGAAGATTTGGGATCCGAATTCAGGTGGGATCGCTGACTATGATGAGATGGATTTTGTGGAAGTGCTCGGTGAGGTAATCAGTTATAACAATAATTTACAGTTGAACATCAAGCAGCTTCGTAAACCATATGAAGATGAGTACAATCCAGCAGACTATATGCCGACGACGGAAAAAAGCGTAGATGGCATGTATGAAGAACTGTTATCTTATATTGGGAAAGTAGAGAATACATACCTGCATCAATTGCTTGAATATTATTTTGTAAAAGATGAGGCGTTTATCAAACGTTTCAAAAATCACTCGGCAGCAAAGAGCGTGCATCATGGATTTGCAGGCGGACTTTTGGAGCATACGCTGAGCATCCTGAAAATGTGTGAGTATTATGTCAGCGCATACGAGATTTTGAATAAGGATTTATTATATACGGCAGCAATTTTTCACGATATTGGGAAGACAAAAGAGCTGTCAACATTTCCGGAGAATGATTATACAGACGACGGGCAGTTGCTGGGACACATTGTGATCGGTGTTGAGATGATCGGCGAAGGTGTGCGTACGATTGAGGGATTTCCGGAGAAACTTGCGAGCGAGTTGAAACATTGTGTAATTGCACATCATGGCGAACTGGAATACGGTTCTCCGAAAAAACCGGCGCTTGCCGAGGCGGTTGCATTGCACTATGCAGATGCGACAGATGCGAAATTGCAGACATTGACGGAGATCTTTAAAGAAAAAGAAGGAAATAAAGATTGGCTTGGATATAATCGGTTGTTTGAGTCAAATTTAAGACGGAGTAGTATTTAA
- a CDS encoding S1C family serine protease, which translates to MSMETDHGPDQEPEKYSFLQEKIKDEAFSRKKVLYKISWLVGKGLLFGVAASIGFFALKPWAESTFQKNPDKIEIPKDEDTQNTPSEDTQTTQEEFTIEKYKELNSLLTQTALEAKKSVVEVSAVHENGNLLEEDRGADHKVSGVIVADNGQELLILTEMDALSDVSELQVKFVDNTTCTATVKKKDANIGMAIVGVDRSLIKDTTWDRIKVAELGNSNVLSQGKTVIALGNPFGYSDGMGIGIASSVQESVMLADGEYKVIVTDMPKSAESSGILFNIDGAVVGIIAPDLGADTGVLSAYGISSIKSEIELMSNAKEVPYIGIVGTMITEDIATAQNIPEGFCVTEVEADSPAMKAGIQNGDIITHIDKKKIESVIGYHSTMITQDVGTEVTLTGQRRGAEEYVEIHFTVTIGIKE; encoded by the coding sequence ATGTCTATGGAAACGGATCACGGACCAGATCAGGAGCCGGAGAAATATTCTTTTTTACAAGAAAAAATCAAGGATGAAGCATTTAGCAGGAAAAAGGTGTTATATAAGATATCTTGGTTGGTTGGAAAAGGACTTCTCTTTGGAGTTGCTGCCAGCATTGGTTTTTTTGCGTTAAAACCATGGGCAGAATCAACATTTCAAAAGAATCCAGATAAGATAGAAATTCCGAAAGATGAAGATACCCAGAATACGCCATCAGAAGATACCCAGACAACGCAGGAAGAATTTACGATCGAAAAGTACAAAGAATTGAATTCACTTCTTACGCAGACCGCTCTGGAAGCGAAAAAGAGCGTTGTGGAAGTGAGTGCGGTTCATGAAAATGGAAATTTACTTGAGGAAGATAGGGGCGCTGATCATAAAGTATCGGGAGTGATTGTTGCAGATAACGGACAGGAGCTCCTCATATTGACAGAGATGGATGCGCTGTCAGATGTATCAGAATTGCAAGTGAAATTTGTAGATAATACAACGTGTACGGCGACAGTGAAAAAGAAGGATGCAAATATTGGCATGGCGATTGTCGGAGTGGACAGGAGTCTGATAAAAGATACAACATGGGACAGAATCAAGGTCGCCGAACTTGGAAATTCCAATGTGCTGAGTCAGGGGAAAACGGTAATCGCACTTGGCAATCCGTTTGGATATAGTGATGGAATGGGAATTGGAATCGCAAGTTCCGTTCAGGAAAGCGTTATGCTTGCGGACGGAGAATACAAAGTGATTGTGACAGATATGCCCAAATCAGCAGAAAGCAGCGGAATATTGTTTAATATTGATGGCGCCGTTGTCGGAATTATTGCACCAGATTTGGGGGCAGACACAGGTGTGCTGTCTGCGTATGGAATTTCGTCGATCAAGAGCGAGATTGAACTGATGTCGAATGCGAAAGAAGTTCCGTATATCGGAATAGTTGGCACGATGATTACAGAGGATATCGCGACAGCTCAGAATATTCCGGAAGGATTTTGCGTGACAGAGGTGGAGGCGGACTCACCGGCAATGAAAGCGGGAATCCAGAATGGAGATATTATCACTCATATAGATAAAAAGAAAATAGAGTCTGTCATTGGGTATCACAGTACCATGATCACACAGGATGTGGGCACGGAAGTTACGCTGACAGGGCAGCGCCGAGGTGCTGAAGAATATGTGGAGATTCATTTTACTGTTACAATCGGAATAAAAGAATAG
- a CDS encoding endonuclease MutS2, producing the protein MNQKTLLKLEYDKIINLLADQASSDSGKRRCKTLLPMTDLEEINTAEEQTAAAFTRIVKKGRPSFSGCYSVEDSMKRLEIGAALSSAELLRICKLAETAGRAKSYGRHDTVDELADCLDSYFEQLTPLTPLTTEIRRCIIEEDEISDDASSNLKHIRRSIGMINDKVHSTLTSLVNGSLRSYLQDPIITMRGDRYCLPVKAEYRSQVSGMIHDQSSTGSTLFIEPMDVVKLNNDLKELYGKEQEEIQIILARLSVDAAEYIEELRSNYIILGELDFIFAKGALALSMNASRPIFNTDGYIHIREGRHPLLGKKKVVPITIMLGKEFDLLIVTGPNTGGKTVSLKTVGLFTLMGQAGLHIPALDRSKLSVFENVYADIGDEQSIEQSLSTFSSHMTNIVSFLQDVDDRSLVLFDELGAGTDPTEGAALAIAILSYLHERGIRTMATTHYSELKVFALSTKGVENACCEFDVETLRPTYHLLIGIPGKSNAFAISSKLGLPDYIIESAKSHLSEQDESFEDLLADLETSRRTIEKEQAEIASYKREIEKLKHSLDAKQEKLTEQKERIIKEANEKANAILREAKEVADETMKQFRKFGKENISAADMERERERLRKKMAKTQSGMTLEKKKPKKQHKPSDFRLGESVKVLSMNLTGTVSSLPDAKGNLFVQMGILRSQVNISDLEIIEEPMTITAKQMRRTSTGKMKMSKSLAVSPEINLLGKTVDEAIAELDKYLDDAYIAHVSPVRIVHGKGTGALRNGIHSYLKRQKHVKSYRLGAFGEGDAGVTIVEFK; encoded by the coding sequence ATGAATCAAAAAACATTATTAAAATTAGAATATGACAAAATAATCAATCTTTTGGCAGATCAGGCATCTTCAGACAGCGGAAAAAGACGCTGCAAGACTTTGTTGCCTATGACTGACTTAGAAGAAATCAATACAGCAGAAGAACAGACTGCCGCCGCATTTACACGAATCGTGAAAAAAGGACGGCCTTCTTTTAGTGGATGTTACTCCGTGGAAGACTCTATGAAACGCCTTGAGATCGGCGCCGCTCTTAGCAGCGCAGAACTTCTTCGCATCTGCAAATTAGCAGAGACTGCGGGGCGTGCCAAATCTTACGGACGTCATGATACCGTGGACGAACTTGCCGACTGCCTCGACAGCTATTTCGAGCAGTTAACTCCGCTTACTCCACTTACAACCGAGATACGAAGATGCATTATCGAAGAAGATGAGATCAGTGATGATGCAAGCAGCAATTTAAAACATATCCGCAGAAGTATCGGAATGATCAACGATAAGGTACATTCCACGTTGACCTCCCTTGTCAATGGTTCTCTTCGTTCCTATTTACAAGATCCAATCATTACAATGCGGGGCGACCGTTACTGCCTGCCGGTGAAAGCGGAATACCGCAGTCAGGTAAGCGGAATGATTCACGATCAGTCTTCTACCGGTTCCACACTTTTTATTGAACCGATGGATGTCGTAAAACTTAACAATGACTTAAAAGAACTTTACGGAAAGGAACAGGAGGAAATTCAGATTATTCTGGCAAGACTCAGTGTGGATGCTGCAGAATACATCGAAGAACTTCGCAGCAATTACATAATTCTCGGAGAACTGGATTTTATTTTTGCAAAAGGTGCTCTGGCACTTTCGATGAATGCAAGCCGTCCAATTTTTAATACAGACGGATATATTCATATCCGCGAAGGGCGCCATCCACTCTTGGGCAAGAAAAAAGTCGTACCGATTACGATTATGCTCGGCAAGGAATTTGACCTCCTCATCGTAACCGGGCCGAACACGGGCGGTAAGACTGTTTCCTTAAAAACAGTCGGATTATTCACATTGATGGGGCAGGCAGGTTTGCATATTCCTGCACTTGACCGCTCCAAGCTTTCTGTATTCGAAAATGTATACGCCGATATCGGGGATGAGCAGAGTATTGAGCAGAGTCTCAGTACATTCTCTTCACACATGACGAATATCGTATCTTTCCTGCAGGATGTGGACGACCGTTCTCTTGTACTTTTTGATGAACTCGGTGCAGGAACCGATCCAACAGAAGGAGCCGCACTTGCAATTGCAATCCTTTCTTATTTGCATGAAAGAGGAATCCGAACAATGGCAACAACGCACTACAGTGAGTTAAAAGTATTTGCACTTTCCACTAAAGGTGTCGAAAATGCCTGCTGTGAATTTGATGTAGAGACGCTGCGTCCGACTTACCATTTATTGATTGGTATTCCGGGAAAAAGTAATGCGTTTGCCATTTCCAGCAAGCTTGGACTTCCAGATTACATTATTGAAAGTGCGAAAAGTCATCTGTCTGAACAAGACGAATCTTTTGAAGACTTACTTGCCGATTTAGAGACAAGCCGGCGCACAATCGAAAAGGAGCAGGCTGAGATTGCCTCTTACAAACGCGAGATTGAAAAGCTAAAACATAGTCTTGATGCCAAACAGGAGAAATTAACCGAACAAAAAGAACGTATTATAAAAGAAGCAAACGAAAAAGCCAATGCCATCCTGCGTGAAGCAAAAGAAGTTGCCGATGAGACGATGAAGCAGTTCCGAAAATTCGGAAAAGAAAATATCTCTGCAGCCGATATGGAACGAGAACGGGAACGTTTACGAAAAAAAATGGCAAAGACACAATCCGGCATGACATTGGAAAAGAAAAAACCAAAGAAACAGCACAAACCAAGCGATTTCAGATTAGGGGAGTCCGTGAAAGTTCTCAGCATGAATCTGACCGGAACGGTAAGCTCCCTCCCAGACGCCAAAGGAAATCTTTTTGTACAGATGGGAATCCTTCGTTCGCAAGTGAACATTTCGGATTTAGAGATCATCGAGGAACCGATGACCATCACAGCCAAACAGATGCGACGTACCTCCACCGGCAAGATGAAGATGAGCAAATCGCTTGCAGTAAGCCCGGAGATCAATCTCCTTGGAAAGACTGTGGATGAGGCTATCGCCGAACTGGATAAATATCTGGATGATGCATACATTGCACATGTGAGTCCTGTTCGTATCGTCCATGGAAAGGGAACCGGAGCGCTTCGCAACGGAATCCACAGCTACCTGAAACGCCAAAAACATGTGAAATCCTACCGTCTCGGCGCTTTTGGTGAAGGAGATGCCGGTGTTACAATCGTAGAATTCAAGTAG
- a CDS encoding response regulator transcription factor, with protein MVTKQKILIVDDDENIAELISLYLTKECFDTMMVHDGEDALSAFDTYAPNLILLDLMLPGIDGYQVCRDIRSRSNTPIIMLSAKGEVFDKVLGLELGADDYIIKPFDAKELIARVKAVLRRYQPGKSDSASDDKGKCVSYPGITINLTNYSVVVDNIQVEMPPKELELLYFLASSPNQVFTREQLLDQIWGYEYIGDTRTVDVHIKRIREKIKNHDTWGLATVWGIGYKFEVK; from the coding sequence ATGGTAACAAAACAAAAAATATTGATCGTTGATGATGATGAAAATATTGCAGAGTTGATTTCACTGTATCTTACAAAAGAATGCTTTGATACAATGATGGTACATGATGGCGAAGATGCACTGTCTGCATTCGATACCTATGCTCCGAATCTGATTCTATTAGATTTAATGCTTCCGGGAATTGACGGCTATCAGGTCTGTCGGGATATTCGCTCCAGATCCAACACTCCGATTATCATGCTCTCTGCCAAAGGAGAAGTATTTGACAAGGTACTTGGATTAGAACTGGGAGCAGATGATTATATCATCAAACCGTTTGACGCAAAAGAACTGATTGCACGGGTAAAAGCAGTTCTTCGAAGATATCAGCCTGGAAAATCTGATTCTGCTTCAGATGATAAAGGAAAATGTGTCTCATATCCTGGAATTACAATCAATCTGACAAATTACTCTGTCGTAGTTGACAATATACAGGTGGAGATGCCTCCAAAGGAATTGGAACTATTATATTTTCTGGCATCTTCTCCAAATCAGGTGTTTACAAGAGAACAGCTTTTAGATCAGATCTGGGGATATGAATACATCGGAGATACCCGTACTGTTGATGTTCATATTAAGCGAATTCGTGAAAAAATCAAGAACCATGACACCTGGGGGCTTGCCACCGTCTGGGGAATCGGTTATAAATTTGAGGTAAAATAA
- a CDS encoding sensor histidine kinase, giving the protein MRSTLHLKFFIVYIAFGFLVLFSVSAIAPQMLSYRLENTTAKKLYTDATMISSEYLPRYFSEDISLSDIHAQLNGMQEYTSANLWFVESDGTLITSSILSGQPSAPEKIKEFNPAENGSSTYQISDYHGYFDEDMITIITPVTNSYFVKGYLLIHKPVSHLDEECKTLLLPVYITAFVIYLLSFSILAAFQFFVYRPLRQITEAAKQYASGNLEYEIPVTTQDEIGYLSASLNYMSTQLKDMDDYQKKFIANVSHDFRSPLTSIKGYLEAMADGTIPVEMQDKYFKIILFETERLTDLTQDLLTLNQFDTKNMLLDKTSFDIHEVIKNTAATFEGTCTGKRISIKLLFATKVLNVSADKRKIQQVLYNLLDNAIKFSPNDSEIIIETTEHNEKVFVSVKDHGIGIPKKSLNKIWERFYKTDLSRGKDKKGTGLGLSIVKEIIQAHKQNINVVSTEGVGTEFTFSLQKRMP; this is encoded by the coding sequence ATGCGAAGCACATTGCATTTAAAATTTTTTATTGTCTACATTGCCTTTGGATTTTTGGTTTTATTTTCCGTATCTGCGATTGCACCTCAGATGCTTTCGTATCGTTTGGAAAACACAACCGCCAAAAAGCTTTACACAGATGCTACTATGATCTCTTCCGAATATCTGCCAAGATATTTTTCGGAGGACATCTCTCTTTCGGATATCCATGCGCAGCTGAATGGAATGCAGGAGTACACTTCTGCAAACTTGTGGTTCGTGGAATCCGACGGAACACTGATCACGTCTTCTATTTTATCCGGACAACCTTCTGCTCCTGAGAAGATCAAAGAGTTTAATCCGGCGGAAAACGGAAGCAGTACCTATCAGATCAGTGATTATCACGGTTATTTTGACGAAGATATGATCACAATCATCACACCAGTGACAAACAGCTATTTTGTGAAGGGATACTTACTCATCCATAAGCCTGTTTCCCACTTGGATGAAGAATGTAAGACACTTTTATTACCGGTGTATATTACTGCTTTTGTCATCTATCTTCTGTCATTTTCCATTTTGGCGGCATTTCAATTCTTCGTCTATCGCCCTCTTCGGCAAATCACAGAGGCGGCGAAGCAATATGCCTCCGGCAATCTGGAGTATGAGATACCAGTCACTACACAGGATGAGATTGGATATTTGTCCGCTTCGTTAAATTATATGTCCACACAATTGAAAGATATGGACGACTATCAGAAAAAATTTATTGCAAACGTATCCCATGACTTTCGTTCTCCGCTCACCTCTATCAAAGGGTACTTGGAAGCGATGGCAGATGGAACCATTCCTGTAGAAATGCAGGACAAATATTTTAAGATTATTTTATTTGAAACCGAGCGTCTGACCGATCTGACTCAGGATCTTCTGACACTCAATCAATTTGATACAAAGAATATGCTTTTGGACAAAACATCATTTGACATCCATGAAGTCATCAAAAATACAGCTGCAACTTTTGAAGGAACCTGCACTGGCAAGAGAATCTCTATCAAATTACTCTTTGCCACCAAAGTACTTAATGTCTCAGCTGACAAACGAAAAATCCAACAGGTTTTATACAACCTTTTGGATAACGCTATCAAATTCAGTCCAAATGATTCTGAAATCATAATAGAGACAACCGAACACAATGAAAAAGTATTTGTTTCAGTCAAGGATCACGGAATTGGAATCCCGAAAAAAAGTCTCAATAAAATTTGGGAACGTTTCTACAAGACAGACTTATCCCGCGGAAAAGATAAAAAAGGAACTGGACTTGGGCTTTCCATTGTAAAAGAAATCATTCAGGCTCACAAACAAAATATCAACGTTGTGAGCACGGAAGGTGTCGGGACAGAATTTACGTTTTCATTACAAAAAAGGATGCCTTAA
- a CDS encoding substrate-binding domain-containing protein translates to MKKRWKIIAVILCITLMGTACSKKTINDGEEQQTTVDKTGKEENENQSKLDVLRPIAYSNVENLNLEPGSYISIIGRNSNDSYWNEVKEGAERAVADINSMLGYKGDDKVRLNYSGPSESDDVDEQVNILDEELARYPVAVGISVVDATACEVQFDLAAENDIPIVAFDSGSEYQGVVATCSTNNQEAAKTAASKLASIMDENGEVALIMPDSQAMNTQEREKGFQDEIAASYPNVQIVDVYYMDQLEEKAKAIAEEKNAAKAEGEEEIQAESLTQEDVIKYILEQHPNLKGICAMNLSATKLVTDVLTEVDRDDLSVVGFDGGNDQMKLLKEGKVNGLIVQNPYGMGYATVVAAVRDVLGLGNEAVIDSGYTWVTKDNMDKNAIKRMLY, encoded by the coding sequence ATGAAGAAAAGATGGAAAATAATCGCAGTGATTCTTTGTATTACTTTAATGGGAACTGCGTGCTCAAAAAAAACAATAAACGACGGGGAAGAGCAGCAGACAACAGTGGATAAGACCGGGAAGGAAGAGAATGAGAATCAGAGTAAACTTGATGTGCTCCGCCCAATTGCATATTCCAATGTTGAGAATCTGAATTTAGAACCGGGATCATATATTTCTATTATAGGAAGAAACAGCAATGACAGTTATTGGAATGAAGTGAAAGAGGGAGCGGAAAGAGCAGTTGCGGACATCAATTCTATGCTTGGGTATAAAGGGGATGACAAAGTACGTCTGAATTACAGTGGGCCAAGCGAGAGCGACGATGTGGATGAACAGGTTAATATTTTGGATGAAGAGCTTGCCAGATACCCGGTTGCGGTTGGAATTTCAGTAGTAGATGCGACAGCATGCGAGGTACAATTTGATCTTGCGGCAGAAAATGATATTCCGATTGTTGCATTTGATTCGGGAAGTGAGTATCAGGGAGTGGTAGCGACATGTTCTACGAACAACCAAGAGGCTGCAAAGACGGCAGCGTCAAAACTTGCTTCTATTATGGATGAAAATGGGGAAGTGGCATTGATCATGCCGGATTCTCAGGCTATGAATACACAGGAAAGAGAAAAAGGGTTCCAGGATGAGATTGCAGCATCGTATCCGAATGTGCAGATCGTAGATGTGTATTACATGGATCAGTTAGAGGAGAAGGCAAAGGCAATTGCAGAAGAAAAGAATGCAGCTAAAGCAGAAGGAGAAGAAGAGATTCAGGCGGAATCACTGACACAGGAAGATGTTATAAAATATATTTTAGAGCAGCATCCGAATTTGAAAGGGATTTGTGCGATGAATCTGAGCGCGACAAAACTGGTGACAGATGTGTTGACTGAGGTGGATCGGGATGATCTGAGTGTGGTTGGATTTGATGGTGGAAACGATCAGATGAAGCTGTTAAAAGAAGGAAAGGTGAATGGGCTGATTGTACAGAATCCGTATGGAATGGGATATGCGACTGTTGTTGCAGCGGTAAGAGATGTGTTGGGGCTTGGCAATGAAGCGGTGATCGACAGTGGATATACATGGGTGACAAAAGATAATATGGATAAGAACGCAATAAAAAGGATGCTTTATTAA